The following proteins are encoded in a genomic region of Pseudodesulfovibrio sp. JC047:
- a CDS encoding HDOD domain-containing protein: protein MIPGKKLSTNEMTRLQLLAELSQSNVEPARIASIIQTDPSLSYRLFRYINSAGTGLVQKVSTPKRAIDMLGLVRTKQWLRSVLLADLNPTPKAGELAYMAVHRAKFLESVCQHSVRETSEPDTLFMVGLFSLLDSMLGLPMDTIVSMLPLEEPVVQGLRGEGEIADLLRLAMSYERGEWGGIGSRLKRFGLESLQAELMYVQARSWTQKMLGYNAAEPVAA, encoded by the coding sequence ATGATCCCTGGCAAAAAATTATCCACCAATGAAATGACCCGACTGCAACTTCTGGCCGAATTGAGTCAGTCGAATGTCGAACCTGCCCGGATCGCGTCGATCATTCAGACAGACCCCAGCCTGTCGTATCGATTGTTCCGATATATCAATTCGGCGGGCACGGGATTGGTCCAAAAAGTTTCAACCCCAAAACGAGCCATCGACATGTTGGGCCTGGTCCGGACCAAACAATGGCTTCGCAGTGTCTTGCTGGCGGATCTCAATCCGACACCCAAGGCCGGAGAATTGGCGTATATGGCTGTTCATCGGGCAAAATTTTTGGAATCGGTCTGCCAACATTCTGTGCGAGAGACCAGTGAACCGGACACACTGTTCATGGTCGGCCTGTTTTCCCTGTTGGATTCGATGCTCGGATTGCCCATGGACACCATCGTGTCCATGTTGCCGCTTGAAGAACCGGTGGTTCAGGGCCTGCGGGGTGAAGGGGAAATCGCGGACCTGTTACGCTTGGCCATGAGTTATGAACGCGGAGAATGGGGCGGCATAGGCTCCCGGCTCAAACGGTTCGGACTGGAATCGCTTCAGGCGGAACTCATGTATGTTCAGGCACGAAGCTGGACCCAGAAAATGCTTGGATACAACGCGGCGGAACCGGTGGCAGCCTAA